The genomic stretch ttaaaaaaaaaaattgtacaggATTTGCAACTCTTAAACAGTTGTGAGTGacataaggtccattttactttgatgacACAGAGTTCAAAACTCGAAAACTACTCCTTGATTGCAAGTGAGCAAATCTTGTTTTAAGGCTATTGGTAGCCAAATTGGATTCTGTGATTTGGATCAACTCTGCCTTAGTGTGTAATTTCATGTGGCCTCAAGTCTGCAATTATAATTGCCTTAGAGCTTCATCAATTACATCATTGCATTAATGAAtaaaagctaaaataaaaaaacattaatcaaTTTTACAATATATGCCATTTTCATTAGTATACACCAGGCAAGCCAGACctattttagtattatattaatattatcattaattatataatgatttttaatatttcatacagTAGTATGTCATTGGGCAACCACTGATACACAATTATTCTAATATCAGGTCTTTTGCTTCTTCTGACCGGTAACAATCCTGCCACTTGCTTGTTATTATCCACTATAGTTACTTCATAATTGAACATTGGAatcagtattttataataatatgtattatgcaaatctaatatatatatagggtaGGAAtaacatactttaattttttaactgaaCACACTCTTCTGGAGTTTTGATCAAAGAAACATATAAAACTCCAtactaattcaaaaaattatcttttacaATTTGGGGTTGTATTTAGACTTATTTTTTAGtccagaaaattaaataatatgaaatacaaGCAATACAACATGTAACTGAATGAGAAAATACTGTTGAACtctgcataagtatatttcgtaAGGAATCCAACCCCAAACATCATTTAtctttccatacaaacaaattcataacattttaagtgtttatttatgacaaccctattcagTATGCGACACATACCTTTTAaggtgacaggagtcacatgattgatttcagtaaaaactgtaaCAGTGGTTTACTCATTTATCATTACCATAAACTAATATTTCAGATTTAATAAGTATCATTAATTTCagttaaaagtatataaattatttatattcatagtaTATAGTAAAATTTTGCTATTCTTGAAACCTTAAGTTGCACTTATTTTCATTGATGCCATCTATTGATTAAACAAGTTTTATAAGTGggcactaataaaaaaaaaaccatgcaaTATACTAAATATTTGAACCCCTTTATATGTAACTTTACAAGCAGAATGTCTATAATACCTTAAAAAGTCTAAGTCGTGCTCAACACAAGATAGGTTTTTCTTAGCAGTTGCCATATTTGTTGTAAGCAGTTTTTCAGCATCTTCTAATGAGTACTCCAACATGACATTAGCTCCAAGCCATAAATATACGGTCTTTGTGGGCATTAAATTAGcctataaataaacacacacaagttattttttataagcgAATACCTTATAACATatgtatatttgaaaaaaaaatattttttataggattttaaaaaacaaaacaataaaaaagacaTACTGGAAACAGTACTACTACATCAACAGTTTAGTTACCTTAACAAAAACTTGGTCACTCAAAAGGAACTGTGTTTCCATATCTTCTTTTtgagtatttaatttttcaatcatATCTAATGATCTTGCTAGGTCTGGTATTTGTTGGCGAAGACGTCTCCTTTTTGTGTTTAGTGTGTACTccatgaatttatattttccatGTTGTTCATCTAACCGTCTTAGTACCTTGTCAACACCTTCAGTATTATCTGGTAAGCTCATAAACTCATCAACATTGtcctaaaaaaacattttatttttttattttactagattGTACTAATGACTTGTGGGTTTTAATTTCGGATTTAAGTATCTGATTTAAGTAACATGCATTTTAAGTATAGTAGTTTGAAAACATATAAAACCCACCTACCGAACCTacataagtattaatttttctGTGAAATACAACATAATATAGGTTACAGCATAGTCCTAATTTAAGTCTCTTTCAAATATTATGATTGAATGGTGAATTATCCTATTAAAGTAATATCATTCATAATTCTCTAtgctttatattatacatacaaaaCCTTTATGGTTTTATTGCTGTAAGACTGCACCTTAGCATGTGGCCAAACTCTGTTTAAAAAATTTCACCAGTTTCCTTAACAAGtaagaaatacaaatattaaaattttgccaTTAACACGGGGACAGGCTTAAAAGGCATCACACTCTGGGCGCTTTAGCCCTAAGGTTCAAGTACAAATAGCAATAGatactactatttttatatgaatgcaatatttttgcaatttttcatttctttgaTCATAAGTTTATTAAGTTAGCAAAAGACGTTGTTAAGTGCtcggaaataaattaaaaaaaaattttaattagcaGGTGTGCCAGATGAGGTTACAACTAACAGACTCCTTTCATATGAgtgaaagtatatatttaaagaaagataaattagttaaaataaaactgtctcTTACTACAAACACGGCTTCTGGTATTCCCGAAAAAGATTTTTCAGCTCCGTCGCCTTCCATTTTAGGTTGCCGTGATTTGTAATGGTTAGCTCAagctgtataaaaataaaaggaatcGCTATTACATGTTACTATGAAATTCCAAACGTAATGATGCGCCAATATTTATACCTcgacaatttaaatttttctgcaccaaaaatttaaaaacaaaacttaaaaattctTATTTCTTGAAAATTGAAATCAAGGTTTTCCGAATTTCAATTCTCAACTGACATTTGACAATTTATCACAGActaatgttgttatttttttggatCAGGACAGGTAGAGATCGTTGACCATACAGCCTTTTcagtcttataataatttatgcttGAGTATAAcatatattcaaatttttatctttactttcagCAAAAACGAGACGATGAAagatttcagtttttttatgCATCTTCAATAGGCATTTTTGTTTATCGGCTAATCTTGGTATTTTAGGCCACAGTATCAAATGTTACTAGTGTGGACTGTAACCACATAAATAAGATGCTTAtttgatgtatattttaatattatataattatttgttgaGTTTAGATAATCAGTatctactttatttataatatattgatattaaacaAATATCCAGTAATATAGAAATCACTTACTGACTAGTGATAACAATCTAGCAACGCCATAAGTTAAGCCATCCCCACGTTCGCTAACGCAAGGACAAATAAAATGATTCATTTTTGTAATATCTTTTACATAATGTTGATATTCTCAATGGCTTTTTAGGCTGGAAACAACTACGGCCCCAAgccagtttattaaaaaaaaacatattttcttttatctgTAGTACTTGTATAATACCTACACATTTTTGATGAAGGAACATTGTCATCGTTTGTCAAAATTATTGTCAAATTCCGATAAAAATTGTACTTTACGAGCGCATTAATTGCAAAAATAGGTAATTTGCTTTTAGCAATGTAAGTTACAATATAAGTGAAAGAAACACAAGATCAAAGAGCGTCATTAGTAAGTGTTGACAATACTGTATTTGTTTTCAGTTTCGCCATCTAGTTGAGGCTACGCCCTGTTTTGTGAGGACAGCTTTGCTGGATTTAGCTATCAACATAGGCCTATCAGACACTGCCGTTATGGATATGATGGTATCGACTTTGCAACAGCAACGTGCTGTGACCGAGCAATTGAGAAGAGAAGCTTCGATAAAACGGATTCCTGTTTCCGTAGCTGTTGCGGATATAGTCCGATTTATAAATGAGCACGGACAAGAGGATTGTCTCCTCGTCGGTTTTTCGAGTCAGAAAGTAAACCCTTTTAGAGAGAAAAGTTCTTGCACTGTCCTGTAAACTTGGTTGTTTGCCATCAGCTTAATTTTTGATGTGAAGCATAAATACGTGTTAAATGTTCTAACAAATCTTACGTTTGGTACTAAGGAAAATCAACAGCTTAGTTTTTCATTTATGTGTTATCTAATGTGTCACTATAATTTCTTGCGCCTGTTAATTATTCTACTAAAGAAGTCTCACTGTTTTATGTAAGGTGTATCTGTGAAATTTActgtttgtaatttattaaatgaaaaattcaaagtaagatgttttattacaaaagttagCTGGAAtcctttagttttaaaatttagtatCTACCTTTTGACTCGCTGTatattagcttttttttttgtttgtaatactCTTTTGGACTTGATTATGATAAAGAGGTCTGATtttgttcaaactttgtagtATATTGAGGACTGatgacaatatttatatatttgataacattattccattttttaatttgcagtataagattctttttaatatattagacaggaatgatgttaatattaatttccaaccattatctatAGCCAATTTctctaatagaaataatattttaagaaaaactaatcacactattataaataaactattctaataggtagaaattagttactttttttataccaagcatgtttttttagttttttttactattaatttacTGTTAAACACATATTTACTTTTGGGTTTAACTAATAAACATTCTAAACCTGTGTCTGGCGATAAAGGttgcaataaagaaaataaaaacaatcatgACAAGTTACCTAAATGCTTTATTTGTGCACAACAAATACAAGTGAAACAATCTAAATTCAATTCCACAATAATTAGGCATAAGCTTGTTTATACTTGCTTGGGAATTGTTACAGAATTCTGGGGGTATTTTCTAAATGTCTAATTCCAT from Pararge aegeria chromosome 15, ilParAegt1.1, whole genome shotgun sequence encodes the following:
- the LOC120629823 gene encoding guanine nucleotide-binding protein subunit gamma-1; translation: MDMMVSTLQQQRAVTEQLRREASIKRIPVSVAVADIVRFINEHGQEDCLLVGFSSQKVNPFREKSSCTVL
- the LOC120629811 gene encoding prefoldin subunit 3, with the translated sequence MEGDGAEKSFSGIPEAVFVDNVDEFMSLPDNTEGVDKVLRRLDEQHGKYKFMEYTLNTKRRRLRQQIPDLARSLDMIEKLNTQKEDMETQFLLSDQVFVKANLMPTKTVYLWLGANVMLEYSLEDAEKLLTTNMATAKKNLSCVEHDLDFLRDQWTTTEVNMARVYNWDVKKRQAAKISS